A portion of the Paenibacillus hamazuiensis genome contains these proteins:
- a CDS encoding PadR family transcriptional regulator: MSSIRYAVLSLLAREPLSGYDIKQYMNNRIGPFWKVGSNQVYPELAKLEEEGLVKLQGVEQLTYRPARKLYEITDAGREALVLWTLEPGGAENVRDDFLLKAYNSWLVEPEKMKAQIAEIKKQHEKKLAVYQAKVEELAAQLDPSDRSDPLASSISVVEFGVEYERLYIAWCERLMKKL; the protein is encoded by the coding sequence ATGAGTTCCATTCGTTATGCGGTGCTTTCCTTGTTGGCCCGCGAACCGCTCAGCGGCTACGATATCAAACAATATATGAACAACCGGATCGGCCCCTTTTGGAAAGTCGGCAGCAATCAGGTTTATCCGGAGCTGGCCAAGCTCGAAGAGGAAGGGCTGGTCAAACTTCAGGGGGTAGAGCAGCTGACGTACCGCCCTGCACGGAAGCTTTACGAAATCACGGACGCCGGCAGGGAAGCGCTTGTCCTGTGGACCTTGGAGCCGGGAGGCGCGGAAAACGTTCGCGACGATTTTTTGCTGAAGGCGTATAATTCGTGGCTGGTAGAGCCGGAGAAAATGAAAGCGCAAATTGCGGAAATCAAAAAGCAGCACGAGAAGAAGCTGGCTGTCTACCAGGCCAAGGTGGAGGAACTTGCCGCGCAGCTCGATCCGTCCGACCGCAGCGACCCGCTGGCCTCCAGCATCTCCGTCGTCGAATTCGGAGTGGAGTACGAGCGGCTCTATATCGCTTGGTGCGAGCGGCTGATGAAGAAGCTGTAA
- a CDS encoding carbohydrate ABC transporter permease has product MTTWEKLRPYAMVAPAITVFSLFFIYPILYMIYLSMYNWNFVSPVKHFVGFDNFVDLFHEKEFLQVIANSTAYTILTVTFTIVLSLLLALWLNRSGWFYGFVQGAIFSPHIVSLVSIAMIWSWLMDPEYGLLNWIIGLFGFGKLAWLASQKTALVSLVIVAVWKGLGYNTLVFIAGLQSIPKDIYEAASLDRSSPWTTFAKLILPMLSPTIFFLVIINMIGSFQVFETIAIMTQGGPVNATNTLVYYIYEYGFRFFKIGYASAAGVVLLFIVGILTILYFKLLSKRVHYQ; this is encoded by the coding sequence ATGACGACATGGGAAAAGCTTCGTCCGTATGCTATGGTTGCTCCGGCGATCACCGTGTTTTCGCTGTTCTTCATTTATCCGATCTTGTACATGATTTATTTGAGCATGTATAACTGGAATTTTGTCAGTCCGGTCAAGCATTTTGTAGGCTTTGACAACTTCGTCGATCTGTTCCATGAAAAAGAGTTTCTGCAGGTCATCGCCAATTCGACGGCTTATACGATTTTGACGGTGACGTTTACGATCGTTCTCTCGCTGCTGCTTGCTCTTTGGCTGAACCGCAGCGGGTGGTTTTACGGGTTCGTGCAAGGGGCGATTTTCAGCCCGCATATCGTCTCCCTGGTATCCATCGCGATGATCTGGAGCTGGCTGATGGATCCGGAATACGGCCTGCTCAACTGGATTATCGGGTTGTTCGGCTTCGGCAAGCTGGCTTGGCTGGCATCCCAGAAAACAGCGCTGGTGTCGCTTGTCATCGTCGCCGTATGGAAGGGGCTCGGTTACAACACTTTGGTGTTTATCGCCGGGCTGCAAAGCATACCGAAGGATATTTACGAGGCGGCTTCGCTGGACCGCTCCAGCCCTTGGACCACCTTTGCGAAATTGATTTTGCCCATGCTGTCGCCGACGATCTTTTTCCTCGTGATCATCAACATGATCGGCTCCTTTCAAGTATTCGAGACGATTGCGATCATGACGCAGGGAGGGCCGGTGAACGCGACGAATACGCTGGTTTATTATATTTACGAGTACGGGTTCCGCTTCTTTAAAATCGGTTACGCTTCGGCGGCAGGCGTCGTATTGCTGTTCATCGTCGGGATCTTGACGATCCTTTACTTCAAGCTGCTGTCCAAACGCGTACACTATCAATGA
- a CDS encoding chemotaxis protein CheW, translating into METTQQVQYIEMSVGKENYAVKIEDIHEIIKVQAITDIPHSKHYIKGVINLRGKVVTVISLRNLFGLPDEEYTKRTRIVVVNHREESVGIIVDQVNKVTTYPDIQPPPERVGGVNGAYFSGIGLHGPNLVGILKLDEVLLSD; encoded by the coding sequence ATGGAAACGACACAGCAGGTTCAATATATCGAAATGTCCGTCGGCAAGGAAAATTATGCCGTCAAAATCGAAGATATCCACGAAATTATCAAGGTTCAGGCGATTACCGATATTCCTCACAGCAAACATTACATCAAGGGAGTCATCAATTTAAGAGGCAAGGTCGTTACCGTCATCAGCCTGCGCAATTTGTTCGGTCTCCCGGACGAGGAATATACGAAGAGGACGCGCATCGTCGTCGTCAACCATCGCGAGGAATCGGTCGGCATTATCGTCGACCAGGTCAATAAAGTAACGACCTATCCCGACATCCAGCCGCCGCCGGAACGGGTGGGCGGAGTCAACGGCGCTTATTTTTCCGGAATCGGGCTGCATGGGCCTAATCTGGTCGGCATTTTAAAATTGGACGAAGTGCTGCTGAGCGACTAG
- a CDS encoding type II toxin-antitoxin system VapC family toxin codes for MSISHTQLYGQSVFIDETAFAAFMNPRDPHHMKARSLFLDLDDLERDFVTTNSILFEIHRWLRNEYDYALADFFLNAVEKAAGLGKLSVIPGGSEWEQEARQLLIERPELQYSLSEALTAVVMSAYGIRRIFTFNPNHAVLLSLDKGIKLIPGG; via the coding sequence ATGAGCATCAGCCATACCCAGCTTTACGGACAATCCGTTTTCATCGACGAAACGGCGTTCGCCGCATTTATGAACCCACGTGATCCCCACCATATGAAGGCGCGTTCCTTGTTTTTGGATCTGGACGATCTGGAACGGGATTTTGTGACGACGAACAGCATTTTGTTCGAGATTCACCGGTGGCTGCGAAACGAATATGATTATGCGCTGGCCGATTTTTTTCTGAATGCGGTCGAAAAGGCGGCCGGACTCGGAAAACTCAGCGTCATTCCCGGGGGCTCCGAATGGGAGCAGGAGGCGAGGCAGCTTCTCATCGAGCGGCCGGAGCTGCAGTATTCGCTGAGCGAGGCGCTCACGGCGGTTGTGATGTCGGCTTACGGCATACGGCGTATTTTTACGTTTAATCCGAATCATGCCGTGCTTCTGAGCTTGGACAAGGGGATAAAGCTGATCCCGGGGGGTTAA
- a CDS encoding response regulator transcription factor — protein MNGLKVLVVDDDPNVREIIRLYFEKQQIRLFEAASGEQALDMVEQAAPDIIILDVMMPGMDGYDTCRELMKLYDIPVIMLTAKGDEFDRVLGLELGADDYVTKPFSPRELMARIKAIFRRMQSKRNAGEDDSRHIIEYGGLSIRLDRREVLARGEKIAFRPKEFDLLAHMAKSPGLVYSREQLLEQVWGYDFLGDIRTVDVHIKRTRSKLSDFGFDCIHTVWGIGYKFEVGI, from the coding sequence ATGAACGGATTGAAAGTCCTTGTGGTAGACGACGACCCGAACGTAAGGGAGATTATCCGGCTGTATTTTGAAAAACAGCAAATTCGTTTGTTCGAGGCAGCAAGCGGTGAGCAAGCGCTCGATATGGTAGAGCAAGCGGCGCCCGATATAATCATTCTCGACGTGATGATGCCGGGGATGGACGGATACGATACTTGCCGCGAGCTGATGAAGCTGTACGATATTCCCGTCATCATGCTGACGGCCAAAGGCGATGAGTTCGACCGCGTGCTCGGTCTGGAGCTGGGGGCGGACGATTATGTGACCAAGCCGTTCAGTCCGCGGGAGCTGATGGCGCGGATCAAGGCGATTTTTCGCCGGATGCAGTCAAAAAGGAATGCAGGCGAGGACGATTCCAGGCATATCATCGAGTACGGCGGACTATCGATCCGTCTGGACCGCCGGGAAGTGCTGGCGAGGGGCGAAAAAATCGCCTTTCGTCCGAAGGAATTCGACCTGCTGGCCCATATGGCCAAATCGCCGGGACTCGTCTATTCCAGAGAACAGCTGCTCGAGCAGGTGTGGGGGTACGATTTTTTGGGCGATATCCGGACCGTGGACGTTCATATCAAAAGGACGCGAAGCAAGCTGAGCGACTTTGGCTTCGACTGCATTCATACCGTGTGGGGGATCGGATATAAGTTCGAGGTCGGGATATGA
- a CDS encoding methyl-accepting chemotaxis protein, with amino-acid sequence MNWYLNMKTSAKLISAFMVIAFILIAVGIYAITNLQMMEEKLNDTYNNQLISVRDLSAAQINYEKIKVRLRDIGLESSKEQKDALVKEIADLRKEQAAKMNTYKGTPHTQAELDLIQTYDSAYPAYEKMFDAAVQLAYKDDISELVAYKNGPLKDQENKVRDSLVNLIGVNVKQAEQANAQALSDYNSARNVTISILIVSTLLSIALGFAVARTITRPLAHIVEVIGKVAAGDLRQKSAVDSKDEVGQVSKSLNTMVDGLLMLIGSITQSSQSLAAASEQLSASTQEVAGSSSSQAQSAQSISELFKELSAAIHSVAQSAEQAAEMANDTVKTASEGEKVVHASAQGMQRVNQMMSRLEEDSGKIGSIIEVIDDIADQTNLLALNAAIEAARAGDQGRGFAVVADEVRKLAERSSEATKEISAIIKAMQENTKQSVEAVLVSAAQSSQTGEAFREIIRMVDNSSHRVNEIAAACEEESAQASEVMKSVESIAAASEEAAAASEQMATTCQSLAQLADELNNLVSTVKI; translated from the coding sequence ATGAACTGGTACTTGAACATGAAAACATCCGCAAAGCTGATTTCGGCATTTATGGTCATTGCGTTTATTTTAATCGCGGTAGGCATTTATGCCATAACAAATCTGCAAATGATGGAGGAAAAATTAAACGACACTTACAACAATCAACTGATCTCGGTCAGGGATTTGTCGGCCGCCCAGATCAACTACGAGAAGATCAAGGTCAGGCTGCGCGATATCGGTCTCGAGTCCTCCAAAGAGCAAAAGGACGCGCTTGTGAAAGAAATCGCCGATCTGCGCAAAGAGCAGGCGGCTAAAATGAATACATATAAGGGCACTCCGCATACGCAAGCGGAACTCGATTTGATCCAAACATACGATTCGGCATATCCTGCTTACGAAAAAATGTTCGATGCGGCCGTTCAGCTCGCTTATAAGGACGATATATCGGAACTGGTGGCCTATAAAAACGGACCGCTTAAAGATCAGGAAAACAAAGTCAGGGACAGCTTGGTCAACCTGATCGGCGTTAACGTAAAACAGGCGGAGCAAGCCAATGCGCAAGCGTTAAGCGATTACAATTCGGCGCGTAACGTGACCATATCGATTCTTATCGTTTCCACCCTGCTCAGCATCGCTTTGGGTTTCGCCGTCGCCCGGACGATCACGCGCCCGCTCGCTCATATCGTCGAGGTGATCGGCAAGGTGGCGGCCGGAGATTTGCGGCAAAAATCCGCTGTCGACTCGAAGGATGAAGTGGGACAAGTTTCCAAATCGCTGAACACGATGGTCGACGGCTTGCTGATGCTGATCGGCAGCATCACCCAGTCGTCGCAAAGCTTGGCCGCCGCCTCCGAGCAGCTGTCTGCAAGCACCCAGGAAGTCGCCGGCAGCAGTTCGAGTCAAGCGCAATCCGCCCAGTCGATTTCCGAGCTGTTCAAGGAGCTGTCCGCAGCGATCCATTCCGTCGCCCAAAGCGCGGAGCAGGCTGCCGAAATGGCGAACGACACTGTGAAAACCGCAAGCGAAGGCGAGAAGGTGGTGCATGCCTCCGCACAAGGAATGCAGCGGGTAAATCAAATGATGTCTCGATTGGAGGAGGATTCCGGCAAAATCGGCAGCATTATCGAAGTGATCGACGACATCGCCGACCAAACGAATCTGCTGGCTCTGAACGCGGCGATCGAAGCGGCGCGCGCCGGCGATCAAGGAAGAGGCTTCGCCGTCGTAGCGGATGAAGTGCGCAAGCTCGCAGAACGCAGCAGTGAAGCGACCAAGGAAATTTCCGCAATCATCAAAGCGATGCAGGAAAACACGAAGCAAAGTGTCGAGGCGGTTTTGGTAAGCGCCGCACAATCGTCGCAAACCGGCGAAGCGTTCCGGGAAATCATCCGGATGGTGGACAACTCCTCCCACCGGGTAAATGAAATTGCCGCCGCCTGCGAAGAGGAATCGGCCCAGGCGTCCGAAGTGATGAAATCGGTGGAATCGATCGCCGCCGCCAGCGAAGAAGCGGCTGCCGCTTCCGAGCAGATGGCGACCACGTGCCAATCTTTGGCGCAGCTCGCCGACGAATTGAACAACTTGGTGAGCACAGTCAAAATTTGA
- a CDS encoding sensor histidine kinase: MIPGLSRSIFLRLLFSCMLTVLLGLCAVGLTISFFTKDYIVESKKTELLRKAKKVNSAMQNTSAIDEATKDLLLFFDQSYDTRIWVFDRSGKIVATSTQDEVSIGKSVDRSVVDKVTAGENAVLQVKSEMITQPMLSVVVPWGKEDKVYGGIVLHAPITGIEETIRNLRETILWATLAGIVLSAGIASYLSWSISRPIQAIDRSAARIGMGDYSERIRISSKDEIGDLASTLNKMAEKLERTDREKKQSEQIRTDFLANVSHELRTPLTAMQGFLEALQDDLIDETGRKKYYDILYNETLHMSRLVDDLMDLIKMENEEISLALIPLEAGPLLEKAAFKFASEAAEKGTSLEVRVEDGLPKMYADYDRIEQILNNLIKNAVKFTEGGTIRMAAGKDGDYVKLTVSDTGRGIAEKDRELIWERFYKVDRGRSEVGKGTGLGLSIVKELVKLHGGKIAVDSAVDQGTTFTIWIPSVKMIS; the protein is encoded by the coding sequence ATGATTCCGGGTTTGAGCCGAAGCATATTTCTCCGGCTGCTGTTCAGCTGCATGCTGACCGTGCTGCTCGGCTTGTGTGCCGTGGGACTGACGATATCTTTTTTCACGAAGGATTACATCGTGGAGTCGAAGAAGACGGAGCTGCTCCGCAAGGCGAAAAAAGTCAATTCGGCGATGCAGAACACAAGCGCGATCGATGAAGCGACCAAGGATTTGCTGCTGTTTTTCGACCAATCGTACGATACGCGCATCTGGGTATTCGACCGCAGCGGCAAAATTGTCGCGACCTCCACTCAAGACGAGGTGTCGATCGGCAAATCGGTGGACCGGTCGGTTGTGGATAAGGTGACGGCGGGGGAAAACGCCGTGCTGCAGGTAAAGTCGGAAATGATCACGCAGCCGATGCTTTCCGTCGTCGTGCCATGGGGCAAAGAGGACAAGGTGTACGGAGGCATCGTACTCCACGCTCCGATTACCGGCATAGAGGAGACGATCCGCAATTTGCGGGAAACGATTCTTTGGGCTACGCTGGCCGGTATTGTATTATCCGCAGGGATCGCCTCTTATTTGTCATGGTCGATCTCCCGGCCGATTCAAGCGATCGACCGTTCCGCTGCGCGCATCGGGATGGGCGATTACAGCGAAAGGATCCGCATTTCCTCCAAAGATGAAATCGGCGACCTTGCTTCGACGCTCAACAAAATGGCGGAGAAGCTGGAGCGGACCGACCGGGAGAAGAAGCAGTCCGAACAAATTCGCACCGATTTTCTCGCCAACGTTTCGCATGAGCTGCGGACCCCGCTTACGGCGATGCAAGGTTTTTTGGAGGCGCTGCAGGACGACCTGATCGACGAGACGGGAAGGAAGAAATACTACGACATTTTGTACAACGAAACGCTGCATATGAGCCGGCTTGTCGACGATTTAATGGATCTGATCAAGATGGAAAACGAGGAAATCAGCCTTGCGCTCATTCCGCTCGAAGCCGGGCCGCTGCTGGAAAAAGCTGCGTTCAAATTTGCTTCGGAAGCGGCGGAAAAGGGAACAAGTCTTGAGGTCCGCGTGGAGGACGGCTTGCCGAAAATGTATGCGGATTACGACCGGATCGAGCAAATTTTGAACAACCTGATCAAAAATGCGGTGAAGTTTACGGAAGGCGGTACGATCCGCATGGCCGCGGGCAAGGACGGTGACTACGTCAAGCTGACGGTGTCGGACACGGGTCGGGGAATTGCGGAGAAGGATCGAGAACTCATTTGGGAGCGGTTTTACAAAGTGGACCGAGGGCGTTCCGAAGTTGGGAAAGGGACGGGGCTCGGGCTCTCGATCGTCAAGGAGCTTGTAAAGCTTCATGGCGGCAAAATCGCCGTGGACAGCGCAGTCGATCAAGGAACGACCTTCACGATCTGGATTCCGAGTGTGAAGATGATTTCATAA
- a CDS encoding chemotaxis protein CheA — protein sequence MEDLSLYREVFVEELVDQLDRIEQDLLVLEKETSDEVVQSIFRAAHTIKGSSAAMGFEEMKSLTHEMEHLLDQVRSKKLQVDRDLVDLLFVALDGIKDLKDQYTACGTLPDISDVLERLRGFAKDTKAPVKMKELPELTLEQALQLEEFKESGLQPLKIQIRFAKDCPMKMARFQLVALEINEKFGAVVSSDPALPINGQLEDEAFADAVFMIGSGHDLEEIRSYLADMTDVEQVMAEPYQFAKKLSKPAPAAKEAVSEERQKQGAQTIRVSVERLEHLMNLVGELLIDQTSLSELKRSLSRRFSNEDFVNRLTEVSDHMAHIVEELQESVMKARMLPIEHLFNRFPRMVRDLSQKLGKDIALVLEGMETELDRTLIEEIGDPLIHLIRNAVDHGIEAADERERKGKPAKGRVRLNSFHEDNQVVITIEDDGAGIDPEKIKASAIRKGIITPEEAQHLSEQELVHLIFQPGFSTAATVSDVSGRGVGMDIVRNQIERLNGLIDIQTKLGEGTCFTVRLPLTLAIITGLMVNVAGRQFVVPMNNVLEIVKIPMDEIQSIQGEQVIIMRNQVIPLIWLQDVLQYEKKADVPKNLPAVVIGSAEKKMALAVDELLGNQEIVIKTLGSFLGKVPFMTGATILGNGRVALILDAVYLIQTYCRRK from the coding sequence ATGGAGGACCTTTCGCTTTACCGCGAAGTATTTGTCGAGGAACTGGTCGATCAGCTCGATCGTATCGAGCAGGATCTGCTTGTATTGGAAAAGGAAACGTCGGACGAAGTGGTCCAGTCGATTTTCCGCGCCGCCCATACGATCAAAGGCTCTTCGGCAGCCATGGGCTTCGAGGAAATGAAATCGCTCACGCATGAGATGGAACATTTGCTTGATCAGGTGAGGAGCAAAAAACTGCAGGTGGACCGCGATCTGGTCGATTTGCTGTTCGTGGCGCTCGACGGCATTAAAGATCTGAAGGATCAGTATACGGCCTGTGGCACTCTTCCCGATATTTCGGACGTGCTTGAACGGCTCCGGGGCTTTGCCAAAGATACGAAAGCTCCCGTGAAAATGAAGGAGCTGCCGGAGCTTACGCTTGAGCAGGCGCTGCAGCTGGAGGAATTTAAAGAGTCGGGGCTGCAGCCGCTCAAAATTCAGATTCGTTTCGCCAAGGATTGCCCGATGAAGATGGCCCGATTTCAGCTGGTCGCGTTGGAGATTAACGAGAAATTCGGTGCGGTCGTCTCCTCCGATCCGGCGCTTCCGATCAACGGTCAGTTAGAGGACGAAGCTTTTGCGGATGCGGTCTTTATGATCGGCAGCGGCCACGATTTGGAAGAGATCCGTTCGTACTTAGCCGATATGACGGATGTTGAGCAGGTTATGGCGGAGCCGTACCAATTCGCCAAAAAGCTGAGCAAACCGGCGCCGGCGGCGAAAGAGGCCGTTTCCGAAGAGCGGCAGAAGCAGGGGGCGCAAACGATCAGAGTCAGCGTCGAGCGGCTCGAGCATCTGATGAACCTGGTCGGCGAGCTGCTCATCGACCAAACCTCGTTGTCCGAGCTGAAGCGGTCGTTGTCGCGCCGTTTTTCCAACGAAGATTTCGTAAACCGGCTGACCGAAGTATCCGACCATATGGCGCACATCGTGGAGGAACTGCAGGAAAGCGTCATGAAAGCCCGCATGCTGCCGATCGAACATCTGTTCAACCGCTTTCCGCGCATGGTGCGCGACCTTTCGCAAAAGCTCGGCAAAGATATCGCTCTCGTTCTCGAAGGAATGGAAACGGAGCTGGACCGCACGCTCATCGAGGAAATCGGGGATCCGCTGATCCATTTGATCCGCAATGCGGTCGACCATGGCATCGAAGCGGCGGACGAAAGGGAACGGAAAGGAAAGCCTGCCAAAGGGAGAGTGCGCCTGAATTCGTTCCACGAAGACAATCAGGTCGTGATTACGATCGAGGACGACGGGGCGGGAATCGATCCGGAGAAAATCAAAGCGTCCGCGATCCGCAAAGGCATCATCACCCCGGAGGAAGCGCAGCATCTTTCCGAGCAGGAGCTCGTGCACCTGATATTTCAGCCCGGTTTTTCGACGGCGGCGACCGTCAGCGATGTATCCGGGCGCGGGGTCGGCATGGATATCGTACGCAACCAGATCGAGCGGCTGAACGGCCTCATCGATATTCAGACCAAGCTCGGAGAGGGCACCTGCTTTACGGTGCGGCTGCCGCTTACGCTGGCCATCATCACGGGCCTTATGGTAAACGTAGCCGGACGCCAGTTTGTCGTGCCGATGAACAATGTGCTGGAGATCGTGAAAATCCCGATGGACGAAATTCAGTCGATTCAAGGGGAGCAAGTGATCATTATGCGCAATCAGGTCATTCCGCTGATCTGGCTGCAAGATGTGCTGCAATACGAGAAAAAAGCGGACGTACCGAAAAATTTGCCCGCGGTTGTCATCGGTTCGGCCGAGAAAAAGATGGCGCTGGCCGTAGACGAGCTGCTCGGCAACCAGGAAATTGTCATTAAAACGCTCGGCTCGTTCCTCGGCAAAGTCCCGTTCATGACGGGAGCAACCATTCTCGGCAACGGCCGGGTCGCCTTGATTCTCGACGCGGTGTATCTCATTCAAACATACTGCAGGCGAAAATAA
- a CDS encoding HD domain-containing protein, translated as MREHEAEMTGIVAFIKELERLKDTHRTAWTKEGRRESVAEHTWRLSMFAFILEDYFPGVDFNKVIRICLVHDLGEAYEGDTSATIAVDQARKLRVEEDAIAKLTEPLNGSLRRKIIELWREYNDMQTVEAKIAKALDKMETIIQHNQGNNPEHFDYAFNLRYGKNLADFDTLIRTVRRIVDQDTASRLAGGKPV; from the coding sequence ATGCGGGAACATGAAGCCGAAATGACGGGTATCGTCGCTTTCATCAAGGAGCTGGAGCGGTTGAAGGATACGCACCGTACGGCCTGGACGAAGGAAGGCAGGAGGGAGAGCGTTGCGGAGCATACGTGGCGTTTATCGATGTTCGCCTTCATATTGGAAGACTACTTCCCGGGAGTTGATTTTAACAAGGTGATTCGCATCTGCTTGGTACATGACCTGGGTGAAGCCTACGAGGGCGACACCTCCGCGACGATAGCCGTGGATCAAGCCCGCAAGCTGCGTGTGGAGGAGGACGCTATCGCGAAGCTGACGGAACCGCTAAATGGAAGTTTGCGGCGGAAAATTATCGAGCTGTGGCGTGAATATAACGACATGCAAACCGTGGAAGCGAAGATCGCCAAAGCGCTCGACAAGATGGAAACGATTATCCAGCACAATCAGGGGAACAATCCGGAACATTTCGATTATGCGTTTAACCTTCGTTATGGCAAAAACTTGGCGGATTTCGATACGCTGATCCGGACGGTTCGCAGGATCGTCGATCAGGATACGGCAAGCCGGCTGGCCGGAGGCAAACCGGTGTAA
- a CDS encoding glycoside hydrolase family 97 catalytic domain-containing protein: MQNAMKPSVELNEEEKPTGRTHTWPNAMIYEGVRGMESGGLQQRARHETILPFTRYLAGPADYTAMIFTERRRDSTWAHQIACLATFQSPILTIAAHPQSVLDNPALEVIRSIEAVWDETIVLPESSIGELTVFARRKGGKWVLAVMGAGPARALDIPLSFLGEGEYKATLVRDNPQNDAAVVVERSTARRGGTLSIELNSGGGFVALFIK; encoded by the coding sequence ATGCAAAATGCAATGAAACCGTCCGTTGAATTGAATGAAGAAGAGAAGCCGACCGGCCGGACGCATACTTGGCCGAATGCGATGATCTATGAGGGAGTCCGCGGGATGGAGTCCGGCGGGCTGCAGCAGCGGGCCCGCCATGAAACGATTTTGCCGTTTACCCGTTACTTGGCAGGCCCGGCCGATTATACGGCGATGATCTTCACCGAGCGGCGCAGAGATTCCACCTGGGCCCATCAGATCGCCTGTCTGGCGACGTTTCAGAGCCCGATTTTGACGATCGCGGCCCATCCGCAGAGCGTGCTCGACAATCCTGCGCTGGAGGTGATCCGGAGCATTGAAGCGGTATGGGATGAGACGATTGTGCTGCCGGAGTCGAGCATCGGGGAGCTTACGGTTTTTGCAAGGCGTAAAGGCGGGAAATGGGTGCTTGCCGTGATGGGCGCCGGACCGGCGAGAGCGCTGGATATTCCACTGTCCTTCCTCGGCGAAGGCGAGTACAAGGCAACGCTCGTTCGCGACAATCCGCAAAACGATGCTGCGGTTGTCGTAGAGCGAAGCACCGCGCGGCGCGGCGGCACATTGTCGATCGAGCTGAACAGCGGCGGCGGGTTCGTCGCCCTTTTCATCAAATAA
- a CDS encoding carbohydrate ABC transporter permease — translation MLLLVLIFAMPFAWMLSTSLKTLPETMIFPPNWIPKHFVWNNFARAWGSGPFLHFITNSIIVSIGILVMQMMTIIPAAYAFARYKFKGSGFLFGMVMITLMIPSQLIFLPVYLQLSAWKLLNTHLALILPFASSAFGIFLLRQSFKQVPEELLEAARLDSAKEWQIILRLMVPMAKPVLATFALFSFIAHWNDYFWPLVMTTDETARTLPLGIARIRQEEGVANWNVLMAGNMILVTPILIVFFFAQRQIIRAFVYTGVK, via the coding sequence ATGCTGCTGCTGGTGCTGATTTTCGCCATGCCGTTCGCCTGGATGCTCTCGACATCGTTAAAAACGCTGCCCGAGACGATGATTTTCCCGCCGAACTGGATTCCGAAGCATTTCGTATGGAACAACTTCGCCCGGGCTTGGGGATCGGGCCCGTTCCTCCACTTCATCACCAACAGCATCATAGTGTCGATCGGAATACTGGTGATGCAGATGATGACGATCATCCCGGCGGCCTATGCTTTCGCACGCTACAAGTTTAAAGGGTCCGGGTTTCTCTTCGGCATGGTTATGATCACGCTGATGATCCCGTCGCAGCTCATTTTCCTGCCGGTGTACCTGCAGCTTAGCGCCTGGAAGCTGCTGAATACGCATCTTGCCCTGATTTTGCCGTTCGCATCGAGCGCCTTCGGGATCTTCCTGCTCAGGCAGTCGTTCAAGCAGGTTCCGGAGGAGCTGCTTGAAGCGGCAAGACTGGACAGCGCGAAAGAGTGGCAGATCATCCTGAGGTTGATGGTCCCGATGGCTAAGCCTGTGCTGGCGACCTTTGCTTTGTTCAGCTTCATCGCGCATTGGAACGATTATTTCTGGCCGCTCGTCATGACGACCGACGAAACGGCGCGCACGCTGCCGCTCGGCATTGCGCGGATTCGCCAAGAGGAGGGCGTGGCGAACTGGAACGTGCTGATGGCGGGAAATATGATTCTCGTTACGCCGATTTTGATCGTGTTCTTTTTTGCACAGCGGCAAATTATTCGCGCTTTTGTTTATACGGGTGTGAAGTAA